One genomic window of Corallococcus exiguus includes the following:
- a CDS encoding FAD-dependent monooxygenase: MVYDVIIAGAGPVGLFLACELRLAKRTVLVLEQAEEPHSPLKRLPFGRRGLWGPSIEAFHRRGLLEAIASNPRAGAGARGQPSPGSMSSTSQLRGPAGHFAGIPFEYSNVDSTRWTYRLPGPADMQLGSETEHLERVLAAHAQALGVELQRGQGVEGFEASDEEVIVHAGGQRFRARWLVGCDGGRSTVRKQGGFEFVGTGPELTGYSVQAEVADPEKLRLGRHYTPTGMYTQWQPGVIAMTDFDGGAAHRTQALTLEHVQAVLRRVSCTDVTLQALHLASTWTDRSQQATTYRKGRVLLAGDSAHIHSPLGGQGLNLGLGDAMNLGWKLAATLRGDAPDGLLDSYTQERHPVGARILDWTRAQVALMRPSPHSRALEAILRDVLDTRDGATYFAERLWGVSLRYDLGGEHPLVGRSCPDFEWEDGERLGTRLRDGTGLLLDFGQHASLQALDGLWGDQVRYVASDVRNRLGLSAVLVRPDGFVAWASDTTPSPEELTRAAARWFTPREHRASMY, translated from the coding sequence GGGCCCCAGCATCGAAGCGTTCCACCGGCGCGGACTGCTGGAAGCCATCGCGTCGAACCCTCGTGCCGGCGCGGGTGCCCGTGGCCAACCGAGCCCCGGCTCCATGTCATCCACCTCACAGCTCCGCGGGCCAGCCGGCCACTTCGCGGGCATCCCGTTCGAATACAGCAACGTCGATTCGACGCGCTGGACGTACCGGCTCCCCGGCCCGGCCGACATGCAACTGGGAAGCGAAACGGAGCATCTCGAGCGCGTCCTCGCCGCTCACGCACAAGCCCTGGGCGTGGAGCTCCAGCGCGGCCAGGGTGTCGAAGGCTTCGAGGCTTCGGACGAGGAAGTGATTGTCCATGCCGGTGGGCAACGCTTTCGCGCGCGTTGGCTGGTGGGGTGCGATGGCGGCCGCAGCACCGTCCGCAAGCAAGGGGGCTTCGAGTTCGTGGGGACCGGGCCTGAGCTCACGGGCTATTCGGTCCAGGCCGAAGTCGCCGATCCGGAGAAGCTCCGCCTGGGCCGTCATTACACGCCGACCGGGATGTACACCCAGTGGCAGCCCGGGGTGATCGCGATGACCGACTTCGACGGCGGCGCGGCCCATCGCACCCAAGCGCTCACCCTCGAGCACGTGCAAGCCGTCTTGCGGCGAGTGTCCTGCACGGACGTGACCCTCCAGGCGTTGCACCTCGCCTCGACCTGGACCGACCGCTCACAGCAGGCCACGACCTACCGCAAGGGACGGGTGCTGCTGGCGGGCGACTCCGCGCACATTCATTCACCCCTGGGCGGACAGGGCCTGAACCTCGGACTCGGGGACGCCATGAACCTCGGGTGGAAGCTCGCCGCGACCCTTCGAGGCGACGCCCCCGATGGCCTGCTCGACAGCTACACCCAGGAGCGGCACCCCGTGGGGGCGCGCATCCTCGATTGGACGCGGGCCCAGGTCGCGCTGATGCGCCCCAGCCCCCACTCCCGCGCGCTCGAAGCCATCCTTCGCGACGTGCTCGACACGCGCGACGGCGCGACCTACTTCGCTGAACGTCTCTGGGGCGTGTCCCTCCGCTACGACCTCGGCGGAGAACACCCGTTGGTGGGCCGCAGCTGCCCGGACTTCGAGTGGGAGGACGGAGAGCGGCTCGGCACACGGCTCCGGGATGGAACCGGCTTGCTGTTGGACTTCGGCCAGCACGCGTCGCTGCAAGCACTGGATGGCCTCTGGGGCGACCAGGTCCGGTACGTGGCCAGCGACGTCAGGAATCGCCTGGGACTGAGCGCGGTGCTCGTGCGTCCGGATGGGTTCGTGGCCTGGGCGAGCGATACGACCCCAAGTCCCGAGGAGCTCACCCGGGCCGCGGCCAGGTGGTTCACGCCCCGCGAGCACCGCGCATCCATGTACTGA